GTCAGCAGCAGGACGGGGATGGAAACGTAGAACAGGAAAGGCAGCATCGCTTTCGTCAGGTCGGCCGCGGAGATTTCCGACAGACGCGACCCGACGAAGATCGACATGGCGAACGGCGGCGTCATCACACCGATGCCGACGTTGACCACCATGATCGCGCCGAGGTGGACCAGGTTGACTCCCAGTTCCGTCATCAGGGGCAGCACCAGCGGCACGACCAGAATGAGAATGGGAATACCGTCGAGGAACATGCCGAGGAAGAGCAGGAATACGTTGAGCATGAGCAAAATCATGTACTTGCTCGAAAACATCGAAAGCATGGCCGACGCCACCTGCTGAGCCACGCCCTGCCGGGTCAGGTAACGGGTCAGAACCGTGCCGCCAGCCAACAGCAGCGTGGTCATGCCGAACGTTCCGACCGTGCTGGATAAGGCTTTTTTCAGGCGCTTCCAGGTCAGTTCGCGGTAAGCGAACCAGCCGACCAGCAGACAGTAAATAGCCGCGATGCCGCCGGCTTCGTTGGGCGTAAAGATGCCGCCGTAAATGCCGATCAAAATCAGCGCCGGACAGCCCAGCGCCGGCAGGGCTACCCAGCCGGTGCGGCACACCTGTTTGACGGAAGCGATAAAAGTCTTGGGCAGCTCCGGGACTTCAACGCTGGAGGATGTGTATTTGTCGACGTAAAGGTAATTGAGGATGCAGTAGCCGAGAGCCAGCAGCAGACCGGGAAAGACGGTGGAAAGGAACAGCGCGCCGACCGATTGTCCGGCCAGCAGACAATAGATCATGGCCGGCACGCTGGGCGGAATCAGATATCCCAGATAGCTGGACGAGCAGAGCAGCGCCGTCGTGTAGACGCGGCTGTAACCGAATTTTTCCAGTTTGGGAACAAGCAGGGGAATCAGCGCGGCGATACAGGGAACTGAAGACCCCGTAAGCGCCCCCATGAACAGCGTGGCGACGATGCCGACGGCCGTCAGGCCGCCCTTGAGGCGCCCGACCAGCGCGTAAGAAAAATTGACGATGCGGTCCGCCAGCCCGGCCTCGCCGATGAGAGCGCCGGAAAAAACGAAAAAGGCAATGGCCATGACCGTCGAGGAGTCGAGCGAATGGAAAAAGGAGTTGGCGATGAAGGTCATCGTGCCGCCGCCGAGAATGACGCCGAGGGCGGTCGCGCCGATGAAAACCCAGCCGATGGGCAGCCCCGCGACGATACCGACGAGGAACGTAACGAGAGTTGTGGAAGTGCCGAGATCGAACATTACTCCTTCACCTCTTTTTCCCAACGGAGTTTTTGCAGCTCGAAAATATCCTCGCAGACATGCCAGCCGTAATGAAGAACGCTCAACACGATCATGACGCCCATGGCATACACGAGCCAGCTCGTGTTGAACCAGCGCACCAGCGTGGCGAACTCGGGATGCTTCCAGGCGCGT
This sequence is a window from Pyramidobacter sp. YE332. Protein-coding genes within it:
- a CDS encoding TRAP transporter large permease, which translates into the protein MFDLGTSTTLVTFLVGIVAGLPIGWVFIGATALGVILGGGTMTFIANSFFHSLDSSTVMAIAFFVFSGALIGEAGLADRIVNFSYALVGRLKGGLTAVGIVATLFMGALTGSSVPCIAALIPLLVPKLEKFGYSRVYTTALLCSSSYLGYLIPPSVPAMIYCLLAGQSVGALFLSTVFPGLLLALGYCILNYLYVDKYTSSSVEVPELPKTFIASVKQVCRTGWVALPALGCPALILIGIYGGIFTPNEAGGIAAIYCLLVGWFAYRELTWKRLKKALSSTVGTFGMTTLLLAGGTVLTRYLTRQGVAQQVASAMLSMFSSKYMILLMLNVFLLFLGMFLDGIPILILVVPLVLPLMTELGVNLVHLGAIMVVNVGIGVMTPPFAMSIFVGSRLSEISAADLTKAMLPFLFYVSIPVLLLTTYFPFLSCWLPELLLGANVVGAW